A genomic stretch from Gallus gallus isolate bGalGal1 chromosome 13, bGalGal1.mat.broiler.GRCg7b, whole genome shotgun sequence includes:
- the SLC35A4 gene encoding SLC35A4 upstream open reading frame protein, with protein MADDKDSLPKLKDLALLKGQLESLQRRVEDEVHAGVGQGGSLLASPFLKGFLAGYLVAKLRFSAVLGFAVGTCTGIYAAQNYAVPDVEKTVRDYLSALRKGGE; from the exons ATGGCGGACGATAAG GACTCGCTGCCCAAGCTGAAGGACCTGGCTCTGCTGAAGGGGCAGCTGGAGAGCCTGCAGCGGCGCGTGGAGGACGAGGTGCACGCCGGCGTGGGGCAG GGCGGCTCGCTGCTGGCCTCCCCCTTCCTGAAGGGCTTCCTGGCCGGGTACCTGGTGGCCAAGCTGCGCTTCTCGGCCGTGCTGGGCTTCGCCGTGGGGACGTGCACCGGCATCTACGCCGCGCAGAACTACGCCGTGCCCGACGTGGAGAAGACGGTGCGGGACTACCTGAGCGCGCTGCGGAAAGGAGGGGAGTAG
- the LOC107054473 gene encoding uncharacterized protein LOC107054473 isoform X2 — MVLHVHSHLSASRMVEEAMEVAVSNAQNAIGIYTWGLGAAPAAGPSATQGACSLFTLTVEQQLEGGRHQRSALRILASSGACPELVPHPVLQAPSTGALPWIVERLLEGNSLTFLLLCVTLPGTPGEQIRAALALAEQVKGVNKSVSPTHWDPAWEVAARREKIRGLRTELQEAAGRPEQHRVLVQLQRALRELQVLKSQRWEKKQAVTRVFWTNQVQQPSAKDLISAGNAAPTQQPGTQMTPDGTSMELAGALEPSKSCKAGTSQAPRSAGQGLMDEPWALTGGHTAGKQHEPCLSAEVGYSLADDQRQQLQARHQLLLQQELQDKAASDQEQDAAHLQQEMAVLHLSLEAACREREAAKQHLEALLQGHRQEMQAWRQHLQQALQDQRRQGEERAEALKQRYQALLQEVLRDAVELSTHNQELQEARRHSSADATTQTP, encoded by the exons ATGGTTCTCCACGTTCACTCTCATCTCTCTGCTTCTAGAATGGTGGAGGAGGCGATGGAGGTCGCTGTGTCCAACGCCCAAAATGCCATCGGCATCTACACATGGGGGCTAggggctgctccagctgctggacCCTCAGCCACACAGGG ggcctgcagccTCTTCACCCTCACcgtggagcagcagctggagggcGGCAGGCACCAGCGCTCAGCTCTGCGCATTCTGGCATCCTCTGGAGCCTGTCCTGAGCT GGTTCCCCACCCTGTGCTCCAAGCACCAAGCACGGGGGCCCTGCCCTGGATCGTGGAGCGGCTGCTGGAGGGGAACAGCctcaccttcctgctgctgtgcgtGACACTGCCAG GCACCCCCGGAGAGCAGATCCGGGCAGCCCTGGCACTGGCTGAGCAGGTGAAGGGGGTGAACAAATCGGTGTCACCCACACACTGGGACCCCGCATGGGAGGTGGCAGCGCGGCGGGAGAAGATCCGAGGGCTGCggacagagctgcaggaggcagcgggccgccctgagcagcacagagtgctggtgcagctgcagagagccctGCGGGAGCTGCAG GTGCTGAAAAGCCAAAGGTGGGAGAAGAAGCAGGCGGTGACCAGAGTGTTTTGGACAAACCAGGTGCAGCAGCCCAGTGCCAAG GACTTGATCTCTGCAGGGAATGCAGCACCAACACAACAGCCCGGGACCCAGATGACCCCAGATGGCACCAGCATGGAGCTAGCAGGAG CATTGGAGCCCAGCAAGAGCTGCAAAGCAGGGACCAGCCAAGCCCCAAGGAGTGCAGGGCAGGGTTTGATGGATGAGCCATGGGCACTAACTGGGGGACACACA gcagggaagcagcacgAGCCATGCCTGTCTGCAGAAGTTGGATACTCCCTGGCAGACGaccagaggcagcagctgcaggctcggcaccagctgctcctccagcaggaGCTCCAGGACAAGGCAGCATCAGATCAGGAG caggatgcagctcACTTGCAACAGGAGATGGCCGTGCTGCATCTGAGCCTGGAGGCAGCATGCAGGGAACGAGAGGCAGCCAAGCAGCACCTGgaagccctgctgcagggccaCAGGCAGGAGATGCAGGCCTGGaggcagcacctgcagcag GCGCTCCAGGACCAGCGGCGCCAGGGAGAGGAGCGGGCAGAAGCACTGAAGCAGCGGtaccaggcactgctgcaggaggtgctgcgGGATGCTGTGGAGCTCTCCACACAcaaccaggagctgcaggaggccaGAAGACACAGCTCAGCCGATGCCACCACACAGACACCCTGA
- the LOC121106450 gene encoding probable UDP-sugar transporter protein SLC35A4 — MASPRCGSSRPLCCRLQMAVCGSPEQRGLWGLMLLSSVAIYGSHAPLLTLCKVDGTIPFSSSSVVVLIELTKLVLSLLFLLTWDRQLLGAMVSWHHVAPFALSALLYAANNNLVVHMQLFMDPSTYQILSNLKIVSTALFYSLFLRQRLRVRQWLALCLLMAAGVSYSCGGLRDPRGSGSPSAMQLHITLVGLLLISVYCLISGLSAVYTEAILKTQALPLNLQNIFLYFFGVLVNLVGHFWSSTERGFLEGFSFWVLVIVVSQALNGLIMSVVMKHSSNITRLFVISCSILVNALLSVALFNLQLTLLFFIAVSCIGLAVHLYYGVT; from the coding sequence ATGGCCTCCCCCCGCTGCGGCAGCTCTCGCCCTCTGTGCTGCCGCCTGCAGatggctgtgtgtgggagcCCTGAGCAGCGTGGGCTTTGGGGGCTGatgctgctctcctctgtgGCCATATACGGCTCCCACGCTCCGCTCCTCACCCTGTGCAAGGTGGATGGCACGATCCCCTTCAGCTCCTCGTCCGTGGTGGTTCTCATCGAGCTGACAAAGCTGGTGCTCTCCCTGCTCTTCCTGCTCACCTGGGACCGGCAGCTGCTCGGGGCCATGGTGTCCTGGCACCACGTCGCTCCCTTCGCCCTTTCGGCCCTGCTCTACGCTGCAAACAACAACCTCGTGGTTCACATGCAGCTCTTCATGGATCCCAGCACCTACCAGATCCTGAGTAACCTGAAGATCGTCAGCACCGCGCTCTTCTACAGCCTCTTCCTGCGCCAAAGGCTCCGTGTGCGCCAGTGGCTGGCGCTCTGCCTGCTGATGGCTGCCGGGGTGAGCTACAGCTGTGGGGGTTTGCGGGACCCACGGGGCTCTGGCAGCCCCTCTGCCATGCAGCTGCACATCACGCTGGTGGGCCTGTTGCTGATCTCAGTGTACTGCCTGATATCAGGCTTGTCTGCCGTCTACACAGAAGCTATCCTGAAAACCCAGGCGCTGCCCCTTAACCTTCAGAAcatcttcctttatttctttgggGTCCTGGTCAATTTGGTCGGCCacttctggagcagcacagagagaggTTTCCTGGAGGGCTTTTCCTTCTGGGTGCTGGTGATTGTGGTCAGCCAGGCCTTGAATGGCTTGATTATGTCCGTGGTCATGAAGCACAGCAGTAACATCACCAGGCTCTTCGTGATCTCCTGCTCCATCCTGGTCAACGCTCTGCTGTCTGTCGCCCTCTTCAACCTGCAGCTCACCCTCCTCTTCTTCATTGCTGTCTCATGCATTGGCCTCGCTGTTCACTTGTACTATGGGGTGACGTAG
- the LOC107054473 gene encoding uncharacterized protein LOC107054473 isoform X1, producing the protein MVLHVHSHLSASRMVEEAMEVAVSNAQNAIGIYTWGLGAAPAAGPSATQGWGAWLMPQAGIPGPGTTQCCSLQPLPRACSLFTLTVEQQLEGGRHQRSALRILASSGACPELVPHPVLQAPSTGALPWIVERLLEGNSLTFLLLCVTLPGTPGEQIRAALALAEQVKGVNKSVSPTHWDPAWEVAARREKIRGLRTELQEAAGRPEQHRVLVQLQRALRELQVLKSQRWEKKQAVTRVFWTNQVQQPSAKDLISAGNAAPTQQPGTQMTPDGTSMELAGALEPSKSCKAGTSQAPRSAGQGLMDEPWALTGGHTAGKQHEPCLSAEVGYSLADDQRQQLQARHQLLLQQELQDKAASDQEQDAAHLQQEMAVLHLSLEAACREREAAKQHLEALLQGHRQEMQAWRQHLQQALQDQRRQGEERAEALKQRYQALLQEVLRDAVELSTHNQELQEARRHSSADATTQTP; encoded by the exons ATGGTTCTCCACGTTCACTCTCATCTCTCTGCTTCTAGAATGGTGGAGGAGGCGATGGAGGTCGCTGTGTCCAACGCCCAAAATGCCATCGGCATCTACACATGGGGGCTAggggctgctccagctgctggacCCTCAGCCACACAGGGGTGGGGGGCTTGGCTGATGCCCCAGGCAGGGATCCCAGGTCCTGGCACCACGCAGTGCTGTTCACTccagcctctccccagggcctgcagccTCTTCACCCTCACcgtggagcagcagctggagggcGGCAGGCACCAGCGCTCAGCTCTGCGCATTCTGGCATCCTCTGGAGCCTGTCCTGAGCT GGTTCCCCACCCTGTGCTCCAAGCACCAAGCACGGGGGCCCTGCCCTGGATCGTGGAGCGGCTGCTGGAGGGGAACAGCctcaccttcctgctgctgtgcgtGACACTGCCAG GCACCCCCGGAGAGCAGATCCGGGCAGCCCTGGCACTGGCTGAGCAGGTGAAGGGGGTGAACAAATCGGTGTCACCCACACACTGGGACCCCGCATGGGAGGTGGCAGCGCGGCGGGAGAAGATCCGAGGGCTGCggacagagctgcaggaggcagcgggccgccctgagcagcacagagtgctggtgcagctgcagagagccctGCGGGAGCTGCAG GTGCTGAAAAGCCAAAGGTGGGAGAAGAAGCAGGCGGTGACCAGAGTGTTTTGGACAAACCAGGTGCAGCAGCCCAGTGCCAAG GACTTGATCTCTGCAGGGAATGCAGCACCAACACAACAGCCCGGGACCCAGATGACCCCAGATGGCACCAGCATGGAGCTAGCAGGAG CATTGGAGCCCAGCAAGAGCTGCAAAGCAGGGACCAGCCAAGCCCCAAGGAGTGCAGGGCAGGGTTTGATGGATGAGCCATGGGCACTAACTGGGGGACACACA gcagggaagcagcacgAGCCATGCCTGTCTGCAGAAGTTGGATACTCCCTGGCAGACGaccagaggcagcagctgcaggctcggcaccagctgctcctccagcaggaGCTCCAGGACAAGGCAGCATCAGATCAGGAG caggatgcagctcACTTGCAACAGGAGATGGCCGTGCTGCATCTGAGCCTGGAGGCAGCATGCAGGGAACGAGAGGCAGCCAAGCAGCACCTGgaagccctgctgcagggccaCAGGCAGGAGATGCAGGCCTGGaggcagcacctgcagcag GCGCTCCAGGACCAGCGGCGCCAGGGAGAGGAGCGGGCAGAAGCACTGAAGCAGCGGtaccaggcactgctgcaggaggtgctgcgGGATGCTGTGGAGCTCTCCACACAcaaccaggagctgcaggaggccaGAAGACACAGCTCAGCCGATGCCACCACACAGACACCCTGA